Proteins co-encoded in one Girardinichthys multiradiatus isolate DD_20200921_A chromosome 11, DD_fGirMul_XY1, whole genome shotgun sequence genomic window:
- the trim47 gene encoding E3 ubiquitin-protein ligase TRIM47 → MATAGATGDDLKKELTCAICLDFFKDPVILKCGHNFCRFCICMHWDENGGDYGYQCPQCRTVFNKRSFTKNYLVQNLVAKLDDLEHLGSSPAPSKSMKPDGRCEQHGEELKLYCQTDKRRICVVCRESRAHRHHQVAPVPEVVNDMKMELKVRLMELNWQKSQYSKIRTTDERTKNEVRLKKQRLKEKIEADVGVLVQFLLDERDSFLESLDAEEAASLSVVDDNLEFVESEAADLDKLIADIHSHIGGKTNFESLAETFNEAMHHKSFTSLEPVSCTIEFTDFSGPFQLIMWKKMMHVLHTMPQNLTLDPDTAHANLLISDFDTKVEEGRVRSQEPDLPGRFNRFCGVLATAQYASGQHYWEVDVRDKGVWYLGVTTECSNRKGFVNLTPSAGYWSLCLQDRLYANVEDGRIPLADYWNSPRVGVYLDYDNGRLSFYDAVTMKRLYMFNTCFEEPVYPFFSPGKNDVGSRLQICHYY, encoded by the exons ATGGCGACCGCTGGAGCAACTGGAGACGACCTGAAGAAAGAGCTTACATGCGCTATATGTTTGGACTTCTTCAAAGACCCCGTGATACTTAAGTGCGGACATAATTTCTGTCGCTTTTGTATCTGCATGCACTGGGATGAAAATGGCGGAGACTACGGGTATCAGTGTCCTCAATGCCGGACG gtgttcaacaaaAGGAGCTTCACTAAAAACTACTTGGTGCAGAACCTAGTGGCCAAACTGGACGATCTGGAGCATCTTGGTTCTTCTCCTGCTCCTTCCAAGTCCATGAAACCGGATGGAAGGTGTGAGCAACATGGCGAAGAGCTGAAACTCTACTGCCAAACTGATAAGAGGCGCATTTGTGTTGTCTGCAGGGAATCCAGAGCTCATAG acACCATCAGGTTGCTCCAGTGCCAGAAGTTGTGAATGATATGAAG atGGAGTTGAAAGTGAGGCTGATGGAGCTCAACTGGCAAAAGTCGCAATATTCCAAAATTAGGACAACGGATGAGCGGACTAAAAATGAAGTGCGG TTGAAGAAGCAGCGACTCAAAGAGAAGATTGAAGCGGATGTAGGGGTCTTGGTCCAGTTCTTGTTGGATGAGCGAGACTCTTTTCTGGAGAGCTTGGACGCAGAGGAAGCCGCCTCTTTGTCTGTCGTTGACGACAACCTAGAGTTTGTTGAGAGTGAAGCAGCAGATTTGGACAAACTCATAGCAGATATTCATAGTCACATCGGCGGGAAGACTAACTTTGAG AGTCTTGCTGAAACATTTAACGA AGCAATGCATCATAAGTCTTTCACATCCCTTGAGCCAGTCAGTTGCACCATTGAATTTACAGACTTCTCAGGGCCCTTCCAGCTCatcatgtggaagaagatgatgCACGTGCTGCACACCA TGCCTCAGAACCTGACCTTGGACCCTGACACCGCTCACGCAAACCTGCTTATATCAGACTTTGACACCAAAGTGGAGGAGGGCCGCGTTCGCAGCCAGGAGCCAGACCTTCCGGGCCGCTTCAACCGGTTTTGCGGAGTCCTCGCCACAGCCCAGTATGCCAGCGGTCAGCACTACTGGGAAGTGGACGTCAGGGACAAAGGAGTGTGGTACCTGGGGGTGACGACtgaatgcagcaacagaaagggCTTTGTCAACCTCACTCCGTCTGCAGGATATTGGAGCCTCTGTCTGCAAGACCGACTGTACGCCAACGTGGAAGACGGCCGCATTCCCCTCGCCGACTACTGGAACTCCCCTCGCGTCGGTGTGTATCTGGACTATGATAACGGGCGCCTCAGTTTCTATGATGCGGTTACAATGAAGAGACTTTACATGTTCAACACCTGCTTCGAGGAGCCCGTCTATCCTTTCTTCAGCCCAGGGAAGAACGATGTAGGCAGCAGGCTGCAGATATGCCACTATTATTAA